The following are encoded in a window of Nocardioides houyundeii genomic DNA:
- a CDS encoding GNAT family N-acetyltransferase gives MTSLRNGTLSDLTARELHAILKLRVDVFVVEQQCPYPDVDDRDAEPTTVHMWLAADDGRPLCVLRILQDPDAAVIGRVATAQDARGHGYAARLVAAALERIGDGPVRIGAQAYLEEWYQQFGFQRTGPNYLEDGIPHLPMRRPGSAG, from the coding sequence GTGACCTCGTTGCGCAACGGCACCCTGTCCGATCTCACCGCTCGAGAGCTGCACGCCATCCTCAAGCTGAGGGTCGACGTCTTCGTGGTCGAGCAGCAGTGCCCCTACCCGGACGTGGATGACCGCGACGCTGAGCCGACCACCGTGCACATGTGGTTGGCCGCCGACGACGGACGACCGCTCTGCGTGCTGCGGATCCTTCAGGACCCGGACGCCGCCGTGATCGGACGAGTGGCGACCGCGCAGGACGCCCGAGGTCACGGGTACGCCGCCCGGCTCGTGGCTGCGGCACTTGAGCGCATCGGCGACGGGCCGGTGCGCATCGGCGCGCAGGCGTACCTGGAGGAGTGGTACCAGCAGTTCGGTTTCCAGCGCACCGGGCCGAACTACCTGGAGGACGGCATCCCGCACCTGCCGATGCGGCGCCCTGGGTCTGCGGGTTGA
- a CDS encoding matrixin family metalloprotease: MTLTVIATTMATGVTGATAEPSARPAKSKVQVAWVSSVVATTPTAITGVVKDKGKNRRRVVLQQRFPDGWTKVARSRTGRDGTFSLALPTHWLYSAKTRVVVAGNRKNRAVRTKPQRVSVVPSWTPQGSPDSWAYITRKLRARFNPCKPIDYRINVAQAAPWATSVIDTAVAAIALGTGLRFRYRGTTSAVPWATKGTPKQTRSTDLLIAFAPQSQTKEDITGKQGRGGAAKMVWGRDRRGRLALIKRAGVVIDTVKPLDAAQATRVVIHEIGHAVGLGHTPDVSQQMNGTAEGYYSPLQLGAGDLTGLAKVGRQAGCVRPLRR; this comes from the coding sequence GTGACGCTCACCGTCATCGCCACGACGATGGCCACCGGCGTCACAGGCGCCACGGCCGAGCCGTCCGCGCGTCCCGCCAAGTCGAAGGTCCAGGTGGCCTGGGTGAGCAGCGTGGTGGCCACCACACCGACCGCGATCACCGGCGTCGTCAAGGACAAGGGCAAGAACCGACGCCGCGTGGTGCTGCAGCAGCGCTTCCCCGACGGCTGGACCAAGGTGGCCCGAAGCAGGACCGGTCGCGACGGCACGTTCAGCCTGGCGCTGCCGACCCACTGGCTCTACTCGGCCAAGACCCGCGTGGTCGTCGCCGGGAACCGGAAGAACCGTGCGGTCCGCACCAAGCCGCAGCGCGTCAGCGTCGTCCCCAGCTGGACACCGCAGGGCAGCCCCGACTCGTGGGCCTACATCACTCGCAAGCTGCGCGCGCGCTTCAACCCGTGCAAGCCCATCGACTACCGGATCAACGTGGCTCAGGCCGCCCCCTGGGCCACCTCCGTCATTGACACGGCAGTCGCCGCGATCGCCCTCGGCACCGGACTGCGATTCCGGTACCGCGGCACCACCAGCGCGGTCCCCTGGGCCACCAAGGGCACGCCGAAGCAGACTCGCAGCACCGACCTGCTGATCGCCTTCGCGCCGCAGTCCCAGACGAAGGAGGACATCACCGGGAAGCAGGGCCGAGGCGGAGCGGCGAAGATGGTGTGGGGGCGCGACCGACGTGGCCGGCTGGCCCTGATCAAGCGCGCCGGCGTCGTGATCGACACGGTCAAGCCCCTCGACGCCGCCCAGGCCACCCGGGTCGTCATCCACGAGATCGGGCACGCGGTGGGACTGGGTCACACCCCGGACGTGTCGCAGCAGATGAACGGCACGGCCGAGGGCTACTACTCGCCGCTGCAGCTCGGGGCCGGCGACCTGACGGGTCTGGCCAAGGTCGGGCGCCAGGCGGGCTGCGTCCGGCCGCTGCGCCGCTGA
- a CDS encoding VanZ family protein, which translates to MFHRHPFLSLLSGGYLVFVGWLTLTPQAIGDRETRLVNRVLGALHRRGIAESLDYSRVEFLANIALFVPIGMFLLLLFGAGGWWLAAIGSFVLTAFIETAQRQIPGRVPDERDLLANTVGGLIGIALTLVLVLPATLRRRRRRRARRQARHDV; encoded by the coding sequence ATGTTCCATCGGCATCCCTTCCTCAGCCTCCTCAGCGGTGGCTACCTGGTCTTCGTCGGGTGGCTGACGCTGACGCCCCAAGCGATCGGCGACCGCGAGACGAGGCTGGTCAACCGGGTGCTGGGCGCCCTGCACCGTCGCGGGATCGCCGAGTCGCTCGACTACTCGCGCGTTGAGTTCCTGGCCAACATCGCCCTCTTCGTGCCCATCGGGATGTTCCTGCTCCTCCTCTTCGGCGCCGGGGGCTGGTGGCTGGCGGCCATCGGGTCTTTCGTCCTCACAGCCTTCATCGAAACGGCCCAACGGCAGATCCCAGGCCGTGTCCCGGACGAGCGTGACCTCTTGGCCAACACGGTCGGAGGTCTCATCGGCATCGCCCTGACGCTGGTGCTCGTACTGCCAGCGACCCTGCGGCGCCGCCGACGACGACGGGCGCGACGCCAAGCCCGGCACGACGTCTGA
- a CDS encoding YciI family protein, producing the protein MPRFMGFVRMEEGVGTPPQSLFEAMDAHIGERAAQGVFLDGGGLYGTEDAVNFVVRQGEVTRVDGPYAEAKEVVGGWSILQYDSLEEAVADQQTFAELHAKRWPEVTVVATLRQISTGPEEPGD; encoded by the coding sequence ATGCCGCGTTTCATGGGGTTCGTGAGAATGGAGGAGGGCGTCGGCACGCCGCCGCAGTCACTCTTCGAGGCGATGGACGCCCACATCGGCGAACGCGCCGCGCAGGGGGTGTTCCTCGACGGGGGCGGCCTCTACGGCACCGAGGACGCCGTCAACTTCGTGGTCCGTCAGGGCGAGGTCACCCGGGTCGACGGGCCGTACGCCGAGGCCAAGGAGGTCGTCGGCGGCTGGTCGATCCTGCAGTACGACAGCCTCGAGGAGGCCGTCGCCGACCAGCAGACGTTCGCCGAGCTGCACGCCAAGCGCTGGCCGGAGGTCACCGTGGTCGCGACGCTGCGCCAGATCTCGACGGGTCCAGAAGAACCCGGCGACTGA
- the pepN gene encoding aminopeptidase N — protein MGTSYRSLQHVEARTRFDLLRVISYDVTLDLASDEATFGSLTRILFDSQGGETFLDLKPAGVNSLRLNGTELDHDTLQAGRVPLSTVAGRNEVVVDAVMAFRNDGEGLHQHVDPADGRRYVYGMSFMDAAPSIFACFDQPDLKAPYTFHVTAPTDWTVIGNAPGAQVEAGVWEFEPTPPLSTYFVTLVAGPYHLIHDEHDGIPLGLSARQSIARDLDADADELLTMTKACFDEYHRLFGTRYPFGNYHQAFVPEFNAGAMENPGCVTFRDPLVFSSRVTRGMRIQRATTVAHEMAHQWFGNITTPKWWDDLWLNESFAEYMGNRVTADVTEYGDAWTHAAYARRQWGLVADQAPSTHPVAGNGAVDARAALQDFDGISYAKGSSVLKQLNARLGDEVFFAGVIDHFDSHWFGNATMSDLFGAWERAGAQHLADFTDSWLRTAGPDTIVLDRDAGTIRRTPPPGNPADRSHTFGVTTISASGWETSPVTVVGEETPYRTEAPAVVLDAYEDTWAATLLDPATVQSLKTLLPTVSDARVRAGAWNGLRSSFHQVAVAPSDVLDLVEAAMPHEDNDDAVNYTLPWAIASGVELGPDPAAGAARIHRTMLSRAGSAPAGSTLQLAAFQSAVATAADESRLREWLAGGLPEGLELDLDLRWALLVRLAVLGSSDPDELDRALASEPTARSRVEHSRAMASLPTAEAKEWAWRRFTGDEDVANYELEAAGRGMWRAGQEKVTEPFAQRYLDALPDLPLTHAGWVLGTAVKAFFPSTCLDPALVASARQLAGSGTLDPTVHRNLLDLVDSLERRIAVREAFDPR, from the coding sequence ATGGGCACGAGCTACCGAAGCCTCCAGCACGTCGAGGCACGCACCCGCTTCGACCTCCTGCGGGTCATCTCCTACGACGTCACCCTCGACCTGGCGAGTGATGAGGCGACCTTCGGGTCCCTCACCCGCATCCTGTTCGACAGCCAGGGCGGTGAGACCTTCCTGGACCTCAAGCCCGCCGGCGTCAACAGCCTCCGGCTCAACGGCACCGAGCTCGACCACGACACCCTCCAGGCCGGACGAGTGCCCCTGTCGACGGTGGCCGGGCGCAACGAGGTCGTGGTGGACGCCGTGATGGCCTTCCGCAACGACGGCGAGGGCCTGCACCAGCACGTCGACCCGGCCGACGGCCGTCGCTACGTCTACGGGATGTCGTTCATGGACGCCGCTCCCAGCATCTTCGCCTGCTTCGACCAGCCCGACCTCAAGGCGCCGTACACCTTCCACGTCACCGCCCCGACCGACTGGACCGTGATCGGCAACGCTCCGGGCGCCCAGGTCGAGGCCGGCGTCTGGGAGTTCGAGCCCACTCCCCCGCTCTCGACGTACTTCGTCACCCTGGTCGCGGGTCCCTACCACCTCATCCACGACGAGCACGACGGGATCCCCCTGGGCCTGAGCGCCCGTCAGAGCATCGCGCGAGACCTCGACGCCGACGCCGACGAGCTGCTGACCATGACCAAGGCGTGCTTCGACGAGTACCACCGGCTGTTCGGGACCCGGTACCCCTTCGGCAACTACCACCAGGCGTTCGTCCCGGAGTTCAACGCCGGCGCCATGGAGAACCCCGGCTGCGTCACCTTCCGCGACCCCCTGGTCTTCTCCAGCCGGGTCACTCGCGGCATGCGGATCCAGCGTGCCACCACCGTGGCGCACGAGATGGCCCACCAGTGGTTCGGCAACATCACCACCCCCAAGTGGTGGGACGACCTGTGGCTCAACGAGAGCTTCGCCGAGTACATGGGCAACCGCGTCACCGCCGACGTCACCGAGTACGGCGACGCCTGGACGCACGCGGCGTACGCCCGTCGGCAGTGGGGCCTGGTCGCGGACCAGGCCCCCAGCACCCATCCGGTGGCCGGCAACGGGGCGGTGGACGCCAGAGCCGCGCTCCAGGACTTCGACGGGATCTCCTACGCCAAGGGGTCGAGCGTGCTCAAGCAGCTCAACGCCCGGCTCGGGGACGAGGTCTTCTTCGCCGGCGTCATCGACCACTTCGACTCCCACTGGTTCGGCAACGCCACCATGAGCGACCTCTTCGGAGCCTGGGAGCGGGCCGGAGCACAGCACCTGGCCGACTTCACCGACAGCTGGCTGCGCACGGCCGGGCCCGACACGATCGTCCTGGACCGGGACGCCGGGACCATCCGTCGTACTCCCCCGCCCGGGAACCCCGCGGACCGCTCCCACACCTTCGGGGTCACCACCATCTCGGCCTCAGGATGGGAGACCTCCCCCGTCACCGTCGTCGGCGAGGAGACGCCCTACCGGACCGAGGCCCCCGCCGTCGTCCTGGATGCCTACGAGGACACCTGGGCCGCCACCCTGCTGGACCCTGCCACCGTCCAGAGCCTGAAGACGCTGCTGCCGACGGTCTCCGACGCCCGGGTGCGTGCGGGCGCCTGGAACGGTCTGCGCAGCTCCTTCCACCAGGTCGCCGTCGCCCCTTCCGACGTGCTGGACCTGGTGGAGGCCGCGATGCCCCACGAGGACAACGACGATGCCGTGAACTACACCCTGCCCTGGGCGATCGCCTCGGGCGTGGAGCTGGGGCCGGACCCTGCAGCCGGTGCTGCCCGGATCCACCGCACGATGCTGTCTCGCGCCGGGTCGGCACCCGCAGGCAGCACGTTGCAGCTGGCCGCCTTCCAGTCCGCGGTCGCCACGGCCGCGGACGAGTCCCGGCTGCGGGAATGGCTGGCGGGCGGGCTCCCCGAGGGGCTCGAGCTGGACCTGGACCTGCGCTGGGCCCTCCTGGTGCGCCTGGCGGTGCTGGGCTCCAGCGATCCCGATGAGCTGGACCGCGCCCTGGCGTCCGAGCCGACGGCGCGCTCCCGGGTCGAGCACTCGCGGGCCATGGCATCCCTGCCCACCGCGGAGGCCAAGGAGTGGGCATGGCGCCGGTTCACCGGAGACGAGGACGTGGCGAACTACGAGCTGGAGGCCGCGGGGCGCGGCATGTGGCGCGCGGGCCAGGAGAAGGTCACCGAGCCCTTCGCCCAGCGCTACCTCGACGCCCTGCCCGACCTGCCCCTGACGCACGCGGGCTGGGTCCTGGGGACGGCCGTGAAGGCGTTCTTCCCCAGCACCTGCCTGGACCCTGCCCTGGTCGCGTCCGCACGGCAGCTCGCCGGCTCCGGCACCCTGGACCCCACGGTGCACCGCAACCTGCTCGACCTGGTCGACTCCCTCGAGCGGCGGATCGCCGTGCGGGAGGCCTTCGACCCGCGTTGA
- a CDS encoding GAF and ANTAR domain-containing protein, whose amino-acid sequence MAAAARELQDQGDPRATVKSAVELLVRNVEGCNSASISLVYGKKRVETPAASDDLAATGDRLQEELAQGPALDTLWEQDSVYVPDLADDDRWPTWGPRLTEATGARSVLTFRLFTIKDVIGALSMYSTEVDAFDEEDKAEGLALAAHIALAVLAAQKIDQYESALDSRTLIGQACGVVMERFGVDAVSAFSLLTRLSSTQNVKIRVIAAELLRTRELPTAVSSSDD is encoded by the coding sequence ATGGCCGCCGCCGCGCGCGAGCTGCAGGACCAGGGTGATCCCCGTGCGACCGTGAAGAGCGCCGTGGAGCTGCTCGTCCGCAACGTCGAGGGTTGCAACTCAGCAAGCATCTCGCTGGTCTACGGCAAGAAGCGCGTGGAGACCCCGGCAGCCAGCGACGACCTTGCTGCCACCGGCGATCGGCTCCAGGAAGAACTGGCCCAGGGTCCGGCCCTGGACACCTTGTGGGAGCAGGACAGCGTCTACGTGCCCGACCTTGCCGACGACGACCGGTGGCCCACCTGGGGACCTCGGCTGACCGAGGCCACGGGAGCACGCAGCGTCCTGACGTTCCGTCTGTTCACGATCAAGGACGTCATCGGCGCCCTGAGCATGTACTCGACCGAGGTCGACGCGTTCGACGAAGAGGACAAGGCGGAGGGCCTGGCACTTGCCGCGCACATCGCCCTGGCCGTGCTCGCAGCGCAGAAGATCGACCAGTACGAGTCGGCCCTGGACTCACGCACGCTGATCGGCCAAGCCTGTGGTGTGGTGATGGAAAGGTTCGGCGTGGACGCGGTCAGCGCGTTCTCCCTGCTCACGCGTCTCTCGTCCACGCAGAACGTCAAGATCCGCGTCATTGCCGCCGAGCTCCTGCGCACCCGAGAGCTCCCGACAGCGGTGTCCAGCAGCGACGACTAG
- a CDS encoding cytochrome d ubiquinol oxidase subunit II: MSLALVVAAALFVGVVAYGVLGGADFGTGSYDLTAGGDLEGAEQRTLIDHSIGPVWEANHVWLIYVLVVWWTGFPESFASAMSTLILPMLFALLGIVLRGASFAFRKYSETLAQARFFGVVFAASSVVTPFFLGAVAGAIASGRVPAQGRGDLWSSWLTPTSFFGGVIAVLTCAFLAGVFLTADAQRAGLDSLARKLRRRTVISGVITGVVVFAALVPISRDAPTLTEGLTGQAAPLIVVSALAGLATLWLLVKEHYAVARVTAVCAVAAVLFGWGFGQYPWLLVDEVTIEDAAGAEATLVGLIVVVVLAAVIVGPSLYYLFRLTQTEEWSRAEHD, encoded by the coding sequence ATGAGCCTCGCGCTGGTGGTGGCTGCCGCGCTCTTCGTGGGCGTGGTCGCCTACGGCGTGCTGGGTGGCGCGGACTTCGGGACCGGCTCCTACGACCTGACGGCCGGGGGAGACCTGGAGGGTGCCGAGCAGCGCACCCTGATCGACCACAGCATCGGCCCGGTGTGGGAGGCCAACCACGTCTGGCTGATCTACGTGCTCGTGGTGTGGTGGACAGGGTTCCCCGAGTCCTTCGCCTCGGCGATGTCGACCCTGATCCTGCCCATGCTCTTCGCGCTGTTGGGGATCGTGCTGCGAGGGGCCAGCTTTGCCTTCCGCAAGTACTCCGAGACGCTGGCTCAGGCCCGGTTCTTCGGGGTCGTCTTCGCCGCCTCGTCGGTGGTGACCCCGTTCTTCCTCGGAGCCGTGGCCGGGGCCATCGCCTCCGGTCGGGTCCCTGCCCAGGGGAGGGGAGACCTGTGGTCGTCGTGGCTGACTCCGACCTCGTTCTTCGGCGGGGTGATCGCGGTGCTCACGTGCGCCTTCCTGGCCGGGGTCTTCCTGACCGCCGACGCGCAGCGCGCCGGGCTGGACAGCCTGGCACGCAAGCTCCGGCGCCGGACGGTCATCAGCGGTGTCATCACCGGTGTGGTGGTCTTCGCCGCCCTGGTGCCGATCTCCCGGGACGCACCGACCCTCACCGAGGGACTCACCGGACAGGCGGCCCCGCTGATCGTGGTCTCGGCGCTGGCCGGCCTCGCCACCCTGTGGCTGCTCGTCAAGGAGCACTACGCCGTCGCCCGGGTCACGGCGGTCTGTGCCGTGGCGGCCGTGCTGTTCGGCTGGGGATTCGGTCAGTACCCGTGGTTGCTGGTCGATGAGGTGACCATCGAGGACGCAGCGGGGGCGGAGGCCACGCTGGTGGGACTCATCGTGGTGGTCGTCCTGGCGGCGGTGATCGTGGGACCCTCCCTGTACTACCTGTTCCGCCTCACCCAGACTGAGGAATGGAGCCGGGCCGAGCACGACTGA
- a CDS encoding OsmC family protein: protein MTQTPGSSTESENSRSVTLTRIGDGRFKATNARGGETFFGTGGLDPDFTPVELLLAAIAGCSAIDVDLITGKRSEAVSFDVACQGEKVRDEQGNHLRNIRVVFDVRFPDGDAGDQARAVMPRAIAQTRDRLCTVSRTVALGEPVVFEDVNAQD from the coding sequence ATGACGCAGACGCCTGGTTCCTCGACCGAGTCCGAGAATTCCCGCAGCGTCACCTTGACCCGGATCGGGGACGGACGGTTCAAGGCGACGAACGCGCGTGGGGGAGAGACCTTCTTCGGGACAGGGGGACTCGACCCCGACTTCACTCCCGTGGAGCTGCTGCTGGCCGCGATCGCTGGCTGCAGCGCCATCGACGTCGACCTGATCACCGGCAAGCGCTCCGAGGCGGTCTCCTTCGACGTCGCTTGCCAGGGCGAGAAGGTCCGTGACGAGCAGGGCAACCACCTGCGCAACATCCGGGTGGTGTTCGACGTGCGGTTCCCCGACGGGGACGCCGGTGACCAGGCCCGGGCAGTGATGCCGCGTGCCATCGCCCAGACCCGGGACCGGCTCTGCACCGTGAGCCGGACCGTGGCCCTGGGGGAGCCGGTGGTCTTCGAGGACGTCAACGCCCAGGACTGA
- a CDS encoding exonuclease SbcCD subunit D, translating into MRILHTSDWHLGRSFHREGMLAHQRAFLEHLLEMVETRSVDLVVVAGDVYDRALPHVDAVRVADEAFAALASSRARVVVTSGNHDSALRLGFGSTLIDAAGVHIRTDASGVGSPVELSDEHGPVLVYGIPYLDPESVREPWGLPVRSHEAALSEAMRRVRADLDHRPPGSRSVVLAHAFVTGCAPSESERDISVGGISMVPGSLFDGISYTALGHLHGAQVLSESVRYSGSPLAYSFSEAGHTKGSWLIDLDGNGVSAAEFVPAPVPRPLSRITGTLEELLVEPALAQHEESWVHATLTDAVRPLRAMDRLRTRFPHTLVIGFAPEGSEADPDSSRRPTTGLSDHEITLAFMSELRGAPATEAESLLLREASEACCDDTDVDSLLTVSEAGR; encoded by the coding sequence GTGCGCATCCTCCATACCTCAGACTGGCATCTGGGCCGGTCCTTCCACCGCGAAGGCATGCTGGCGCACCAGCGTGCCTTCCTCGAGCACCTGCTCGAGATGGTCGAGACCCGGTCGGTCGACCTGGTGGTCGTCGCCGGCGACGTCTACGACCGAGCCCTGCCGCACGTCGACGCGGTCCGGGTCGCGGACGAGGCGTTCGCGGCACTGGCCAGCTCACGGGCCCGCGTGGTGGTGACCAGCGGCAACCACGACTCCGCCCTACGCCTGGGCTTCGGCTCCACGCTGATCGACGCCGCCGGGGTCCACATCCGCACCGATGCCTCGGGGGTCGGCTCCCCCGTCGAGCTCAGCGACGAGCACGGCCCGGTGCTGGTCTACGGCATCCCCTACCTCGACCCCGAGAGCGTCAGGGAGCCGTGGGGGCTGCCGGTCCGCAGCCACGAGGCCGCGCTCTCGGAGGCGATGCGCCGCGTCCGTGCCGACCTGGACCACCGGCCGCCAGGCTCGCGGTCGGTGGTGCTGGCCCATGCGTTCGTGACCGGCTGCGCCCCTTCGGAGTCCGAGCGCGACATCAGCGTGGGTGGGATCTCGATGGTCCCCGGGTCTCTCTTCGACGGCATCTCCTACACCGCCCTGGGCCACCTGCACGGCGCCCAGGTGCTGTCGGAGTCGGTGCGCTACAGCGGCTCCCCCCTCGCGTACTCGTTCTCCGAGGCCGGCCACACGAAGGGGTCGTGGCTCATCGATCTGGACGGCAACGGCGTGAGCGCCGCAGAGTTCGTGCCGGCACCGGTGCCGCGACCGCTGTCCCGGATCACCGGGACTCTCGAGGAGCTGCTCGTTGAGCCGGCGCTGGCGCAGCACGAGGAATCGTGGGTTCACGCCACCCTGACCGACGCCGTGCGGCCGCTCCGGGCCATGGACCGGCTGCGCACCCGCTTCCCGCACACGCTCGTCATCGGGTTCGCCCCCGAGGGCAGCGAGGCCGATCCCGACTCATCGCGCCGACCCACGACCGGTCTGAGCGACCACGAGATCACGCTCGCCTTCATGTCCGAGCTGCGCGGCGCACCGGCGACCGAGGCGGAGTCGCTGCTGCTCCGCGAGGCCAGCGAGGCGTGCTGCGACGACACCGACGTGGACTCCCTGCTCACCGTCTCCGAGGCGGGCCGCTGA
- the bsh gene encoding choloylglycine hydrolase — translation MCTSIRFSDASGNLYLARNLDWTYGYGERVVLTPTAYETHSPFSAVPRIQHAVIGMGIVEEDTPLYFDCGNDAGLAVAGLNFPGYASYAPEPVEGATNVAAFEFPLWVASQFASVDEVEAALAHVVIVDKPINEKYPSSLLHWIIGDSTRAIVVESTSEGLQVFDNDVDVLANQPGFSWHHENLRNYLNTSPDFPEETALGRAHLGPFGSGSHMRGIPGDYYSPSRFVRAAYVNAHYPGKASEEENVSRAFHTLQQVAMVDGSAAMGSGDFEKTIYTGLYSARTKTYYWNTYDDPAIQSVAMAEHAPEGSKLVVV, via the coding sequence ATGTGCACGAGCATCAGGTTTTCCGACGCAAGCGGCAATCTCTACCTCGCACGCAACCTCGACTGGACGTACGGCTATGGCGAGCGGGTGGTGCTGACACCCACCGCGTACGAGACGCATTCACCGTTCAGCGCCGTGCCACGGATCCAGCACGCCGTCATCGGCATGGGGATCGTCGAGGAGGACACACCGCTGTACTTCGACTGCGGCAACGACGCGGGCCTGGCCGTGGCTGGCCTCAACTTCCCGGGCTACGCGAGCTACGCACCGGAGCCGGTCGAAGGTGCGACGAACGTCGCCGCCTTCGAGTTCCCGCTCTGGGTTGCCTCCCAGTTCGCCAGCGTCGACGAGGTCGAGGCCGCGCTCGCGCACGTCGTCATCGTCGACAAGCCGATCAACGAGAAGTACCCCAGCTCGCTGCTGCACTGGATCATCGGCGACTCGACGCGCGCCATCGTCGTGGAATCCACCAGCGAGGGTCTGCAGGTCTTCGACAACGACGTCGACGTCCTTGCCAACCAGCCGGGGTTCTCGTGGCACCACGAGAACCTGCGCAACTACCTCAACACCTCACCCGACTTTCCCGAGGAGACCGCGCTGGGGCGGGCGCACCTGGGCCCGTTCGGCTCGGGGTCGCACATGCGAGGGATCCCCGGGGACTACTACTCCCCGTCCCGGTTCGTGCGCGCGGCCTACGTCAACGCCCACTACCCGGGCAAGGCCAGCGAGGAGGAGAACGTCAGCAGGGCGTTCCACACGCTCCAGCAGGTCGCGATGGTGGACGGCAGCGCAGCCATGGGCTCCGGCGACTTCGAGAAGACCATCTACACCGGGCTCTACTCGGCGCGGACCAAGACGTACTACTGGAACACCTATGACGACCCGGCGATCCAGAGTGTTGCCATGGCCGAGCACGCGCCTGAGGGAAGCAAGCTCGTCGTGGTCTGA
- a CDS encoding peptidylprolyl isomerase, with protein sequence MRSLKLALAPLLCLAALAGCGDDDDTAPDPAAGEVACEYAEDGAQAARKVELPPSTAEEGDDVPATIETNVGALGITLDAGSAPCTVNSFLSLAEQGYFDDTQCHRLVTQGIYVLQCGDPTATGTGGPGYTIEDELTGDETYPARTLAMANTGQANTGGSQFFIVYADSQLPPQYTVFGTIDEDALAVVEKVAAKGAAGGAPDGPPTEKVTITGVTLK encoded by the coding sequence ATGCGTTCCCTCAAGCTCGCCCTGGCACCCCTCCTCTGCCTCGCCGCCCTCGCCGGGTGCGGCGACGATGACGACACGGCACCGGACCCAGCGGCCGGCGAGGTCGCCTGCGAGTACGCCGAGGACGGGGCGCAGGCGGCCCGCAAGGTCGAGCTCCCGCCGTCCACGGCCGAGGAGGGCGACGACGTCCCTGCCACCATCGAGACCAACGTCGGCGCACTCGGCATCACCCTGGACGCCGGCTCCGCACCCTGCACGGTCAACAGCTTCCTCTCGCTCGCCGAGCAGGGCTACTTCGACGACACCCAGTGCCATCGTCTGGTGACCCAGGGCATCTACGTGCTGCAGTGCGGTGACCCCACCGCCACCGGCACGGGTGGCCCGGGCTACACGATCGAGGACGAGCTCACCGGGGACGAGACCTACCCGGCCCGGACCCTGGCCATGGCCAACACGGGTCAGGCCAACACCGGCGGATCGCAGTTCTTCATCGTCTACGCCGACAGCCAGCTGCCGCCGCAGTACACGGTCTTCGGCACCATCGACGAGGACGCGCTCGCCGTCGTCGAGAAGGTCGCAGCGAAGGGCGCGGCCGGTGGTGCGCCCGACGGCCCGCCCACGGAGAAGGTCACCATCACCGGCGTCACGCTCAAGTAG